A window of Ignavibacterium sp. contains these coding sequences:
- a CDS encoding KpsF/GutQ family sugar-phosphate isomerase produces MNSKDIIHRGKEVIRIEAEAVANLASGIDEQFVEAVETMYQCKGRIVLTGMGKSGLIARKIVATLNSTGTASIYLHPTDALHGDLGMVRGEDVVILISKSGESEEIINLIPMFKRLGVKLIAMCGNKNSKLARESDIFINIAVKEEACPYDLAPTASTTATLAMGDALSVALLHKRNFTQEDFAMLHPGGSLGKRLSLKIKEIMVTGERVPKVRENTSLKDVILEITSKRLGTTSVVNEEGILTGIITDGDLRRLLEKTMDIKDLKAIDVMTKNPKVIKPEFLASFALQQMENYKITSLIVIDDSNKPIGIVHLHDLINLGLQAR; encoded by the coding sequence TTGAACTCAAAGGATATTATTCATCGGGGAAAAGAAGTAATCAGAATTGAAGCTGAAGCAGTTGCCAATCTTGCCAGCGGAATTGATGAACAATTTGTTGAAGCGGTTGAAACCATGTACCAATGCAAAGGAAGAATTGTTTTAACCGGAATGGGTAAGTCAGGATTAATTGCCAGAAAAATTGTAGCAACACTTAATTCAACTGGTACTGCATCAATTTATCTTCATCCTACAGATGCACTTCATGGCGATTTGGGAATGGTACGAGGTGAAGATGTTGTAATTCTTATTTCCAAAAGCGGTGAAAGTGAAGAGATAATTAATTTAATTCCTATGTTCAAGCGATTAGGTGTTAAGCTTATTGCAATGTGCGGAAATAAAAATTCTAAGCTTGCCAGAGAGAGTGATATCTTTATAAACATTGCGGTAAAAGAAGAAGCCTGTCCTTATGATTTGGCTCCAACCGCATCTACAACTGCTACACTTGCTATGGGCGATGCACTTTCAGTCGCGCTTTTACACAAAAGGAATTTTACACAGGAAGATTTCGCAATGCTGCATCCTGGTGGAAGTCTTGGTAAACGTTTATCACTCAAGATTAAAGAAATAATGGTTACTGGTGAAAGAGTTCCGAAGGTGCGTGAAAATACTTCACTTAAAGATGTTATACTTGAAATAACTTCCAAAAGGTTGGGCACTACAAGTGTGGTAAATGAAGAAGGAATTTTAACCGGTATTATAACTGATGGCGATTTGAGAAGACTGCTTGAGAAAACTATGGACATAAAAGATTTAAAAGCTATTGATGTAATGACAAAAAATCCGAAAGTCATTAAACCAGAATTTCTCGCCTCGTTTGCTTTACAACAAATGGAAAATTATAAAATCACCAGTTTGATTGTTATTGACGATTCCAATAAACCAATCGGAATAGTTCATCTTCACGATTTGATTAACCTCGGTTTGCAAGCAAGATGA
- a CDS encoding OstA-like protein, which translates to MIKKILIMIFSFSLISFAQEKEMITVIGDSLVGKVVNGESIREVSGNVILTQGNVKITCRKAIQYLSRNDAELIGDVVATQDTLIIKTERGFYFGNLRKTSSNSGVTLEDKKVVLTAEQGEYFFDEDKAVFQKNVRLYDTASTLTSQQLTYLRNEDRAIATIDVKIIDSLNTIFADTVDHFRKKQITIASGNVVIKNNSNNSLVFGEHLEDYRESKYTIIDKLPMLVQVDTSKSTDSLGFETVRLDTLLIQCKVMEVFREPEQKFIATDSVRIIRDLFASKNDLTVYLKDEEKIITQKISDEHNQPILWYDNSQLTGDSITIYIEDKKIRQLDVDGNAFMVSQHKNYLNRFDQSSATGIKMFFNDNKIQRAEFFGNVYSIYYLYEEDQPNGLMKANSLDAAILFEDNEVSEVKLFGNPGSEYYPEQQVSGNEKTFQLPKFIFSDERPDKQKMYEQINRIKWQLH; encoded by the coding sequence GTGATTAAAAAAATACTCATAATGATTTTCTCTTTTTCTCTCATTTCTTTTGCTCAGGAAAAAGAAATGATTACAGTTATTGGTGATAGTCTTGTTGGAAAAGTTGTAAACGGTGAGTCAATTCGTGAAGTGAGTGGAAATGTTATTTTAACTCAAGGCAATGTTAAAATAACCTGCCGCAAAGCCATCCAATATCTTTCAAGAAATGATGCTGAACTTATTGGTGATGTAGTTGCTACGCAGGATACTCTAATCATCAAAACCGAAAGAGGATTTTATTTCGGGAATTTAAGAAAGACTTCAAGTAATTCTGGTGTAACGCTCGAAGATAAAAAAGTTGTACTTACGGCTGAACAGGGCGAATATTTTTTCGATGAGGACAAAGCGGTCTTTCAAAAGAATGTAAGACTTTATGATACTGCTTCAACATTAACATCACAGCAACTGACTTATTTAAGAAATGAAGACAGAGCTATTGCAACCATTGATGTAAAGATTATTGATTCTCTTAATACGATTTTTGCTGACACAGTTGATCATTTCAGAAAAAAACAAATTACAATTGCTTCAGGTAATGTTGTAATAAAAAATAATTCAAATAATTCTTTGGTCTTTGGTGAACATCTTGAGGATTATCGTGAGAGCAAGTACACAATAATTGATAAACTCCCGATGCTTGTTCAGGTAGATACAAGCAAATCAACAGATTCACTTGGTTTTGAAACAGTAAGACTTGATACTTTACTCATTCAGTGTAAAGTAATGGAAGTCTTTCGTGAACCAGAACAGAAATTCATTGCAACAGATTCAGTAAGAATTATTCGTGATTTATTCGCATCAAAAAATGATCTTACAGTTTATCTGAAAGATGAAGAAAAAATTATAACTCAAAAAATCAGTGATGAACATAATCAGCCAATTTTGTGGTATGATAATTCTCAACTAACAGGAGATTCAATTACAATTTATATTGAAGATAAAAAAATCAGACAGCTTGATGTTGATGGTAATGCTTTTATGGTATCACAGCATAAAAATTATTTAAACCGATTTGATCAGTCTTCCGCTACTGGTATTAAGATGTTCTTTAACGATAATAAAATTCAGAGAGCAGAATTTTTCGGCAATGTATATTCAATTTATTATCTTTACGAAGAAGATCAACCGAATGGTTTGATGAAAGCAAATTCATTAGATGCAGCAATTTTATTCGAAGATAATGAAGTAAGTGAAGTTAAACTTTTCGGAAATCCCGGAAGTGAATATTATCCGGAACAACAAGTCAGCGGAAATGAGAAAACTTTTCAACTCCCGAAATTTATTTTTAGTGACGAACGACCTGACAAACAAAAAATGTATGAGCAAATTAACAGGATAAAATGGCAACTACATTAA
- a CDS encoding secondary thiamine-phosphate synthase enzyme YjbQ produces the protein MIFIQKEITLKSRSKGIYLITSEIISEIPEIKSIRVGIANIFLKHTSASLSINENASPEVRVDMDNFLDKLVPNEKYFLHNYEGEDDMPAHIKTSLIGNSLTIPITDGRLNLGTWQGIYLCEHRIHSHRRKVVITLIGTE, from the coding sequence ATGATTTTCATTCAAAAGGAAATAACACTTAAAAGTCGCTCAAAAGGAATTTATCTGATTACTTCAGAAATAATTTCTGAAATACCCGAGATAAAAAGTATCCGTGTTGGAATAGCGAACATTTTTTTAAAACATACTTCAGCTTCTCTTTCAATAAATGAAAACGCAAGTCCTGAGGTTCGAGTTGATATGGATAATTTTCTGGATAAACTTGTTCCGAATGAAAAATATTTTTTGCACAATTATGAGGGCGAAGATGATATGCCGGCACATATAAAAACTTCCTTGATTGGAAATTCGTTAACAATTCCTATCACTGATGGAAGACTGAACCTTGGTACCTGGCAAGGAATTTATCTTTGTGAACATCGTATTCACTCGCACAGAAGAAAAGTTGTAATAACTTTAATTGGAACCGAATAA
- a CDS encoding TetR/AcrR family transcriptional regulator, whose translation MKNNDRKMQIIKAADKRFARHGFHKTNMDEIARDIRIGKPTLYYYFESKDALYIEVIKWEFENYLEMVNQIFSNDEHSIENRFEDYFIKKDSVRNDFKLIFEIIVQFIAERTTEAETELLKEYLTKEEEIIKKVLVYFYKDKIKAVSKSLPYSVVMLSWMIAVGRKVSSQLNSEKEFLTLENIQGIINSLLD comes from the coding sequence ATGAAAAATAACGATCGTAAAATGCAGATAATAAAAGCCGCTGATAAAAGATTTGCCCGCCATGGATTCCACAAAACCAATATGGATGAGATTGCAAGAGATATAAGAATTGGAAAACCAACTCTTTACTACTACTTCGAATCAAAGGATGCTTTATATATTGAAGTTATAAAATGGGAATTTGAAAATTACCTCGAAATGGTAAATCAGATTTTTTCAAATGATGAGCATTCAATTGAGAACAGGTTTGAAGATTATTTTATTAAAAAAGATTCTGTCAGAAATGATTTTAAGTTGATCTTCGAAATAATTGTTCAGTTCATTGCCGAAAGAACTACTGAAGCTGAAACAGAATTATTGAAAGAATATCTTACAAAAGAAGAAGAAATAATTAAGAAAGTACTTGTTTATTTCTATAAAGATAAAATTAAAGCTGTCAGTAAATCACTTCCTTATTCAGTGGTAATGCTTAGCTGGATGATTGCAGTTGGTAGAAAAGTGAGCTCACAGTTAAACTCAGAGAAAGAATTCTTAACTCTGGAAAATATCCAGGGAATTATTAATTCATTACTCGATTAA
- a CDS encoding fructosamine kinase family protein, whose protein sequence is MRDAIIKYIEKELNCKIVSSKSVGGGCINDAQTITTSDGRKYFLKLNYHSAKDMFYKEANGLRELKRAKAIRVPDVVLVDTNFILLEHINIGRKSKTFDEDFGRSFAKMHQFTSEHFGFYEDNYIGSTPQRNIPEPDEKNNWIKFYFNKRILFQYKLLEKNGYADSSMKRRISLLEDKIETILQGSENIPSLLHGDLWSGNYLVDENGNACLIDPAVYYGNREADLAMTKLFGGFSSTFYKSYNEFFPLPEGYDYRENIYKLYHIMNHLNLFGGGYYHQTISLMDFYL, encoded by the coding sequence ATGAGAGATGCAATAATTAAATACATCGAGAAAGAACTCAATTGTAAAATTGTATCATCAAAGAGTGTTGGTGGTGGTTGCATAAACGATGCACAAACAATAACAACTTCCGACGGCAGAAAATATTTTTTAAAGTTGAATTATCATTCAGCAAAAGATATGTTTTACAAGGAAGCAAATGGTTTGAGAGAACTTAAAAGAGCCAAAGCAATAAGAGTTCCTGATGTAGTTCTGGTTGACACTAATTTTATTTTGCTCGAACATATAAACATTGGTAGAAAATCAAAAACATTTGACGAAGATTTCGGAAGATCATTCGCAAAGATGCATCAATTCACTTCAGAACATTTTGGCTTTTATGAAGATAATTACATTGGTTCAACACCTCAAAGAAATATTCCTGAACCGGATGAAAAAAATAACTGGATAAAATTTTATTTCAACAAGCGTATTTTGTTTCAATACAAATTACTCGAAAAAAATGGTTATGCAGACTCATCAATGAAAAGAAGAATTTCTTTACTTGAAGATAAGATTGAAACGATTTTGCAGGGTTCAGAAAATATTCCTTCACTTTTGCACGGTGATTTATGGTCAGGAAATTATTTAGTTGATGAAAATGGGAATGCGTGCCTTATTGATCCTGCAGTTTATTATGGTAACAGAGAAGCTGATCTTGCAATGACAAAATTGTTCGGCGGATTTAGTTCAACATTTTATAAATCATACAATGAATTCTTTCCTTTACCTGAAGGATATGATTACCGTGAGAATATTTATAAACTTTATCATATAATGAATCACCTTAATCTTTTTGGTGGCGGTTATTATCATCAGACAATTTCGCTTATGGACTTTTATTTATGA
- a CDS encoding GNAT family protein, translated as MLIKFLNDRYLIRDFQLGDVEALVKYANNYKIFRWVKDNFPYPYSIKDAEQWVTVSRNTNDGLNYAIANQNELIGGIGVKFKEDVYRYSWELGYWLGEPFWGKGIVTEAVKVFTKYLFNHYNIRSITANVYEGNKASMRVLTKAGFKLDGVIRKAVFKEKLFWDLYVYSLLREEVK; from the coding sequence ATGTTAATAAAATTTTTAAATGATCGGTATTTAATCCGCGATTTTCAATTAGGTGATGTTGAAGCTCTTGTAAAGTATGCTAATAATTATAAAATCTTTCGTTGGGTTAAAGATAATTTTCCTTATCCATATTCAATTAAAGATGCTGAACAATGGGTTACTGTCTCTCGAAATACCAACGATGGACTCAATTATGCAATTGCAAATCAGAATGAATTGATTGGCGGAATTGGAGTAAAATTTAAAGAAGATGTTTACCGATATTCCTGGGAACTTGGTTATTGGCTTGGAGAACCATTCTGGGGAAAAGGTATTGTTACAGAAGCTGTAAAAGTTTTTACAAAATATTTATTCAATCACTACAATATCAGATCAATTACTGCTAATGTTTATGAGGGGAATAAAGCTTCAATGAGAGTTTTAACAAAGGCCGGATTCAAACTTGATGGTGTGATAAGAAAAGCTGTATTTAAAGAAAAATTATTTTGGGACTTGTATGTTTATTCATTGTTAAGAGAAGAAGTAAAATAA
- a CDS encoding M15 family metallopeptidase, whose translation MKFLITLFILSTIHLFAQIEEEVIIDSDMTFEEAIAGINIPETIRNNLVLIDVQYYSFDDKLHQGQLVVHKSTAKDLIEIFRIIKEIKFPIEKAIPIAKYGWNDDVSMSVNNTSAFNYRRLRDANIVSYHAKGLAIDINPMQNPHIKRGKTIPEGSTYDKSKPGTLTESSQIVKEFRKRGWMWGGFWRSSKDYQHFEKRTN comes from the coding sequence ATGAAATTTTTAATAACGCTTTTTATTTTATCGACCATACATCTTTTTGCTCAGATTGAAGAAGAAGTAATTATTGATTCGGATATGACTTTTGAAGAAGCTATCGCAGGAATAAATATTCCGGAAACAATCAGAAATAATCTTGTCTTAATTGATGTTCAATACTACTCTTTTGATGACAAGTTACATCAAGGTCAATTGGTGGTTCATAAATCAACGGCAAAAGATTTAATAGAAATATTCAGAATTATTAAAGAAATAAAATTCCCGATTGAAAAAGCAATTCCGATTGCGAAGTATGGGTGGAATGATGATGTATCTATGAGTGTTAACAATACTTCGGCATTTAATTACAGAAGATTAAGAGATGCAAACATAGTTTCTTACCATGCAAAAGGATTGGCAATTGATATTAACCCAATGCAGAATCCTCATATCAAAAGAGGAAAAACAATTCCTGAAGGTTCAACATATGATAAATCAAAACCAGGAACATTGACTGAGTCATCACAGATTGTCAAAGAATTCCGCAAACGCGGTTGGATGTGGGGTGGTTTCTGGCGCTCTTCAAAAGACTATCAGCATTTCGAAAAGAGAACTAACTAA
- the lptB gene encoding LPS export ABC transporter ATP-binding protein codes for MATTLRSENLVKVYKKRTVVNKASVKVSKGEIVGLLGPNGAGKTTTFYMITGMIKPESGKVFLDDLEITKIPMYKRARLGIGYLPQEASIFRRLTVEENLLAVLEMTNLSSTDQKEKCEKLLEELSITHIRKSMGFQLSGGERRRTEIARALATDPSFILLDEPFAGVDPIAVEDIMNIVANLKNRGIGVLITDHNVHETLSIVDNAYILINGVIFKQGNALDLANDEEVRKLYLGEKFKLDRYF; via the coding sequence ATGGCAACTACATTAAGAAGTGAAAATTTAGTAAAGGTTTATAAGAAAAGAACAGTTGTTAATAAAGCTTCTGTCAAAGTTTCAAAGGGTGAGATTGTCGGATTACTTGGACCGAACGGAGCAGGGAAGACAACTACATTTTATATGATTACCGGAATGATAAAACCTGAATCCGGAAAAGTTTTTCTTGACGATTTAGAGATTACTAAAATTCCAATGTACAAAAGGGCAAGATTGGGCATTGGATATTTACCACAGGAAGCATCAATTTTCAGAAGACTGACAGTTGAAGAAAATCTTTTAGCAGTTCTTGAAATGACTAATCTTTCCTCAACAGATCAAAAAGAAAAATGTGAAAAGCTTCTTGAAGAATTATCTATTACACACATCAGAAAAAGTATGGGATTTCAGTTAAGCGGTGGTGAAAGAAGAAGAACAGAAATAGCGCGTGCACTCGCTACTGATCCTAGTTTTATTTTACTCGATGAACCTTTTGCCGGAGTTGATCCAATTGCTGTTGAGGACATTATGAACATTGTTGCAAATCTTAAAAACAGAGGCATCGGAGTTTTAATTACTGATCACAATGTTCACGAAACATTAAGTATTGTTGATAATGCTTATATTCTTATCAATGGAGTTATCTTCAAGCAGGGTAATGCACTCGATTTAGCAAATGATGAGGAAGTAAGGAAATTGTATCTTGGTGAGAAGTTTAAACTGGATAGATACTTTTAA
- the lptC gene encoding LPS export ABC transporter periplasmic protein LptC, with amino-acid sequence MKRILLLIFLLLTACSGERVKPPIDRTFQDKDIPAQESWNSVVTFSDSGKIRAILYAGHIRMYPEKNETLLDSSIKIDFYDINERKTTTLTSKRGRVDDLTNDLFAIDSVVAVSDSVTITTDEMMWRNKDRKIVSDKFVTILSPKEKIQGYGFESDQNLKNYVIYNITYITRRDTL; translated from the coding sequence ATGAAGCGCATTCTACTTTTGATTTTTTTGCTCTTAACAGCTTGCTCAGGTGAGCGCGTTAAACCACCAATAGACAGAACATTTCAGGATAAAGATATTCCTGCTCAGGAAAGCTGGAACTCAGTTGTAACATTTTCTGATTCAGGGAAAATTCGTGCAATACTTTATGCCGGACACATCAGAATGTATCCGGAGAAAAATGAAACTCTACTTGATAGTAGCATCAAAATAGATTTTTATGATATTAATGAAAGAAAGACAACAACTCTCACTTCCAAACGAGGTAGAGTTGATGATCTTACAAATGATCTTTTTGCAATTGATAGTGTAGTAGCTGTGAGTGACAGCGTTACCATTACAACAGATGAGATGATGTGGCGAAATAAAGATAGAAAAATTGTTTCTGATAAATTTGTAACAATACTTTCTCCGAAAGAAAAAATTCAGGGTTATGGATTTGAGTCTGATCAGAATCTGAAAAATTATGTTATATATAATATCACTTACATCACCAGACGGGATACTTTGTGA
- a CDS encoding right-handed parallel beta-helix repeat-containing protein, whose amino-acid sequence MKYFFSLTLIILVINGCVERQSFDDTSGAPPISGLFTEIGGKISGKLTRADSPYLIKEDLIIEPSDTLIIEPDAELYFDDGKKMIVQGTLIAVGTRYRPILFTAYNRDWEGIKFLYSNHNSVIQFCIIEKIVFEKQDGTGYSAISFIGSSAELKNNYITENKSKIGGAIGLRSSVISIYNNIFTKNSAQSQGGTIHSVNSNLTVINCVFYKNTSSLEGAGIFVDYHLRTEIHNNIFFKNNSPTGKHNFFFAPGDSSNLIEQYNFFGDEDNDPMFLFEDDFRLYYMSPCKDAGNPDPEFNDIDGSRNDQGAYGGPYGGW is encoded by the coding sequence ATGAAATATTTTTTTTCTTTGACACTAATCATATTGGTCATTAACGGTTGTGTTGAAAGGCAGAGCTTTGATGATACCAGCGGTGCACCTCCGATTTCCGGTCTGTTTACTGAAATTGGTGGAAAAATTTCAGGAAAATTAACCAGAGCAGATTCACCTTATCTGATCAAAGAAGATTTAATTATAGAACCATCTGATACACTAATAATTGAACCTGATGCAGAGCTTTACTTTGATGACGGCAAAAAAATGATTGTGCAAGGAACTCTTATTGCAGTTGGGACAAGATATCGTCCAATTCTTTTTACAGCTTATAACAGAGACTGGGAAGGAATAAAATTTCTTTACTCCAATCACAATTCAGTAATTCAGTTTTGTATAATTGAAAAAATAGTTTTTGAAAAACAAGATGGAACCGGTTATTCTGCTATTTCATTTATTGGCTCTTCTGCTGAGTTGAAAAACAATTATATAACTGAAAACAAATCTAAAATCGGCGGTGCAATAGGATTACGAAGCTCAGTGATTAGCATCTATAACAATATCTTCACAAAAAATTCAGCACAATCTCAGGGTGGAACAATTCATTCAGTTAATTCAAATCTGACTGTTATAAATTGCGTATTCTATAAAAACACAAGTTCATTGGAAGGCGCCGGAATTTTTGTTGACTATCATTTGCGGACTGAAATTCACAACAATATTTTCTTTAAAAATAATTCTCCAACCGGAAAGCATAACTTCTTTTTTGCACCAGGTGATTCATCAAACCTGATTGAACAATATAATTTTTTCGGTGATGAAGATAATGATCCTATGTTTCTATTTGAAGATGATTTCAGACTTTATTATATGTCACCTTGTAAAGATGCCGGAAATCCTGATCCTGAATTTAATGATATAGATGGTTCGCGCAACGATCAGGGTGCTTACGGCGGACCTTATGGAGGATGGTGA
- a CDS encoding low molecular weight protein-tyrosine-phosphatase codes for MKKILFVCMGNICRSPAAEGVMKSLVNQNGLKDKVFIDSAGTIDYHAGELPDSRMIEAAAERGYELNHKARQITKSDLEKFDYIITMDDQIHRSVQRLDSQKKFQNKIFKMADFLSEMKAKEIPDPYYGDKSDFEYSLDLIEDAAKGLLKHIQNEL; via the coding sequence ATGAAGAAAATTTTATTTGTTTGTATGGGAAACATCTGCCGCTCACCTGCTGCCGAAGGAGTAATGAAATCGCTTGTAAATCAGAATGGTCTGAAAGATAAAGTCTTTATTGATTCAGCAGGAACGATTGATTATCACGCAGGTGAACTTCCCGACTCGAGAATGATTGAAGCAGCCGCAGAAAGAGGCTACGAGTTAAATCATAAAGCTAGACAGATAACAAAATCAGATCTGGAAAAGTTTGATTACATTATCACAATGGATGATCAAATTCACCGTTCCGTTCAAAGACTTGATTCACAAAAGAAATTTCAGAATAAAATTTTTAAGATGGCAGATTTCCTTTCAGAGATGAAAGCCAAAGAAATTCCTGATCCTTATTACGGAGATAAAAGTGATTTTGAGTATTCATTGGATTTAATCGAAGATGCTGCAAAAGGTTTATTAAAGCACATTCAAAATGAATTATGA
- a CDS encoding alpha/beta hydrolase-fold protein gives MRKITLTLLVSICVSILTFAQVKVTINVCANSVQESEKVFIAGNHTQLGEWIPNRIVLEQIDLFIWTKTFLFNKNEFLEFKFTKGDWSKEALTNDKTVPPNHKLTVINDTVLTFKINYWKDEFRISVPDTINGKYVHIKNFDAKEIQDRDVIIWLPPDYDSSDSKKYPVLYMHDGQNVFNPATSTLGYDWRIDEIADSLISLGDVPSFIVVAIYNSGRRFYEYSNTEEGENYMRFIVSELKPFIDKNFKTLSTRENTFVGGSSMGGLISFMLGWEYPEVFSRMICISPAFKIRDVDYVSVVKNYSGAKKPLKIYIDNGGVGLEAELQAGIDEMLKVLNDLGYKLSEDIMWIKDNEAEHNEIAWSKRAPKFLKFLFDKN, from the coding sequence ATGCGAAAAATAACATTAACACTTTTAGTATCAATTTGTGTTTCGATACTTACTTTTGCTCAAGTTAAAGTCACAATAAATGTCTGCGCGAATTCAGTTCAGGAAAGTGAAAAAGTTTTTATCGCTGGAAATCATACTCAGCTTGGAGAATGGATTCCGAACAGAATTGTCCTCGAACAAATTGATTTATTTATTTGGACGAAAACTTTTTTATTCAACAAAAATGAATTTCTTGAATTTAAGTTTACAAAAGGAGATTGGAGTAAGGAAGCATTAACAAATGATAAAACTGTTCCTCCGAACCATAAACTTACGGTTATCAACGACACGGTTTTAACATTTAAGATTAACTACTGGAAAGATGAATTCCGTATAAGTGTACCAGATACAATTAATGGAAAATATGTACACATCAAAAATTTTGATGCTAAAGAAATTCAGGACAGAGATGTAATTATTTGGTTGCCACCTGATTATGATTCTTCTGACAGCAAAAAGTATCCGGTGCTTTATATGCACGATGGTCAGAATGTTTTTAATCCGGCAACATCAACACTTGGGTATGATTGGAGGATTGATGAAATAGCCGATAGTCTTATTTCACTTGGCGATGTTCCTTCTTTCATTGTTGTTGCGATTTATAATTCCGGCAGAAGATTCTATGAATATTCAAATACTGAAGAAGGTGAAAATTATATGCGGTTCATCGTAAGTGAGCTTAAACCATTTATTGATAAAAACTTTAAAACACTCTCAACAAGAGAGAATACTTTTGTTGGCGGTTCTTCGATGGGTGGATTAATTTCTTTTATGCTTGGTTGGGAATATCCTGAAGTATTTTCAAGAATGATTTGTATTTCACCGGCATTCAAAATCAGAGATGTTGATTATGTAAGTGTTGTGAAGAATTATTCCGGCGCTAAGAAACCTTTGAAGATTTACATTGATAACGGAGGTGTTGGTTTGGAAGCTGAACTACAAGCTGGAATAGACGAAATGTTAAAAGTGTTAAATGATTTGGGATATAAATTAAGTGAAGATATAATGTGGATAAAAGATAATGAAGCCGAGCATAATGAAATCGCGTGGTCAAAGCGTGCACCAAAGTTTCTAAAATTTTTATTTGATAAAAATTAG
- the kdsA gene encoding 3-deoxy-8-phosphooctulonate synthase, whose protein sequence is MVIEVGNIKIGDNLPFVLIAGPCVVESEELIFSTAKKISEIAARNSIPFIFKSSFKKANRTNLNSFSGLGDEKAISILKKVRDEFEIPVLTDIHTESDIDKVKNAVDVIQIPAFLCRQTELLIAAGNSGLAVNIKKGQFLAPEDMKHAADKVASTGNKKILLTERGTTFGYHNLVVDMRSLVIMREIGYPVVMDATHSVQLPSKDNVSGGQPKFIRPLARSAAAVGIDALFLEVHPEPSKALSDAASQLPLSELEELLIEIKAIDSVIKSVSKHT, encoded by the coding sequence ATGGTAATAGAAGTAGGAAATATTAAAATTGGCGATAACCTGCCATTTGTTCTGATTGCAGGACCTTGTGTTGTTGAAAGTGAAGAATTGATATTCTCAACGGCGAAAAAAATCTCAGAAATAGCTGCGAGAAATAGTATCCCTTTTATATTCAAATCAAGTTTTAAAAAGGCAAACAGAACTAATCTGAATTCATTCTCTGGACTTGGTGATGAAAAAGCTATCTCTATCCTCAAAAAAGTTCGTGATGAATTTGAAATTCCTGTTCTTACAGATATTCACACAGAATCAGATATTGATAAAGTTAAAAATGCAGTTGATGTTATTCAGATACCTGCTTTTCTTTGCCGACAAACAGAATTACTCATCGCAGCAGGTAATTCAGGTTTGGCAGTTAATATTAAGAAAGGACAATTTCTCGCTCCTGAAGATATGAAGCACGCTGCTGATAAAGTTGCTTCAACCGGTAATAAAAAGATATTGCTCACAGAACGAGGAACCACATTTGGTTATCACAATTTAGTTGTTGATATGCGTTCGCTTGTAATTATGCGCGAGATTGGATATCCCGTTGTTATGGATGCGACTCACTCAGTTCAGCTACCGAGTAAAGATAATGTAAGTGGTGGTCAGCCGAAATTTATCAGACCACTTGCGAGATCTGCTGCAGCGGTTGGCATTGATGCATTATTTCTTGAAGTTCATCCTGAACCATCAAAAGCATTGAGTGATGCTGCAAGTCAGTTACCATTATCTGAGCTGGAAGAACTTCTTATTGAAATCAAAGCAATTGATTCAGTAATTAAATCCGTGAGTAAACACACTTGA